From a region of the Dermatophagoides farinae isolate YC_2012a chromosome 3, ASM2471394v1, whole genome shotgun sequence genome:
- the ush gene encoding zinc finger protein ush, with protein sequence MINDDNCDNQLPIRKQSKNNRNNKIIDDYSNKSSFIDAGGQQKNNNNPIDQLLNYFDNENFRKMFQNFSILQQQQQQQHNQQPNHTLNDLIDGTTTTTTTKASTSTSSSTTTKTVQPQQQQQSMSNNQSLNALTVAAAAAAAAACSTNFQETFFMLNEDDKRRILQSFIYKQLNGGGCFTELMCNDDDDDDTIITTDLNGSSQIMSHNNTNDSSTVQHVSSKNNNSDQLSSSTKSRSSLDHTGSKTNMPVIHQNQSDLIQTLFQTIMSSKASSVSSMSESNNNNNNNTITTSTADLVKSQYHGGIIDDPGHRFCSACNIQFMSSKTYKVHKELYCSTRHLTHSQQQQINSSSSSSSSSSLSSTITTTISPSIVNQLNSNNNNNNNQNNQQQQQQQQNNMTCGSNTSSKSSSLANSQTSSGIGSSPPPSSFSSSSPNSSSNSISTRKPPRILPNDLQDNNPNESANDIVMDECNKYTDFRSLFPGLLPGGTSSSSTIVPINGMAQQINESIHNTTPIYIVLSANPLVLIPFSFNNVTNSFEPLPSLAANLDVSIVENLKLLAPSSRSSLMFPLGLDPSSSSSSSSMQPFITTFDEMRKSVNLKSTNFSSTKKCTASEKSHHHPNINKRSHSESNPDQPLDLSSSGSPVTKRSKSESVNQDSMMIINTDDSPVKKEMENENCEESISSLTNKDQQQQTFQEHMNNLLQKFAMMQSMNSVVGAAPHANANLVPSSASDSSQLASQLFTGGHQSNQLAAALTSCDNPALAQYLAMAMAALTGSNAGSNQNVAKTSIPNPNNNPTIQQSTDFSSPHVDVVVKQGNSRCNECNIVFYKHESYLVHKKLYCASRRNHDSSSINRSISPNDSRNSGVNSIIPTNNRPSSALSNSSSLSYTPSTKFASNLHVPTELIGPSSLKTSSLNPDETLSLSTSPSMLSSREAASVSPAAAAALLSPNKQSAVFQYFCAACGIKYTSYDNLYAHQTYYCLKRNNNGSTAAAAVAASAATAAVINAAPISPATVVSPLPTSPVPSVSVPTPQSLLTPQLLAAAASLGAAATPTTSAAEALLDFTSPTSLSQQWNALVTAAAVVGAKTGASMTNNGLIVGDYNCHKCKASYVSPETLAAHVCSADLRLEQKPEKPANTTPSTSSLQTYKCTICGYKGHTMRGMRTHVRVHTEELATTGAFEEDFIVQNTDLPEPSVGRRSSHGNSLTNPSRQRRRSNNIDAQLLSCHSNASLSSNETFDSVIRSTVSNYLESAARRTKEQQHQQQAIGEQQHQPQQKQQQSQLRKTSSVSPLISENSQNQPPSQQSSSQSALQQQQIQNHNCQFCPYTSNYKGNVIRHIKLVHKEINGTSLASSIQQQQHQQQLVKEAIDVLMGVDFIGGGDGDLSSIGTEQTTDMINTIPGKSSKSPTPNKLMNGCIATSSAIDYSSSSSSSSSPPPSSTSTNNNVSMKIDSKQKLNQSASSTAAKSPLSNAITTTGNTATTTTTLTNNNNNDIDSKYCSACNISFTYRNSYLAHKRYYCSSNHNENT encoded by the exons ATGATCAACGATGATAACTGTGATAATCAATTACCGATTCGTAAACAATCcaaaaataatcgaaataataaaattattgatgattattctaataaatcatcatttattgatgcTGGTGgtcaacagaaaaacaacaacaatcccattgatcaattattgaattattttgataatgaaaattttcgtaaaatgtttcaaaatttttccatactacaacaacaacaacagcaacaacacaATCAACAACCTAATCATACATTGAATGATCTCATtgatggaacaacaacaacaacaacaacgaaagcATCAACATCCACATCctcttcaacaacaacgaaaactgtacaaccacaacagcaacaacaatcaatgtccaataatcaatcattgaatgcaTTAACAGTTGCTGCGGCTGCGGCTGCCGCCGCTGCTTgttcaacaaattttcaagaaACATTCTTTATGCTTAATGAGGATGATAAACGACGGAttcttcaatcattcatctaTAAACAACtgaatggtggtggttgtttcACTGAACTTAtgtgcaatgatgatgatgatgacgatacaATTATAACTACCGATCTGAACGGTAGTAGTCAGATAATGAGCcataataatacaaatgaTTCGTCTACTGTCCAACATGTTAGcagtaaaaataataattctgatcaattatcatcatcaaccaaatcacgatcatcattggatcatACAGGATCTAAAACCAATATGCCAGtgattcatcaaaatcaatcagatCTAATACAAACACTATTTCAAACAATCATGTCATCAAAAGCATCATCGGTTTCATCAATGTCcgaaagcaacaacaacaacaataataatacaattaCAACATCCACGGCTGATTTAGTAAAATCACAATATCATGGTGGTATTATCGATGATCCTGGACATCGATTTTGTTCTGCTTGTAATATACAATTTATGTCAAGTAAAACCTATAAG GTTCATAAAGAATTATATTGTTCAACAAGACACTTGACacattcacaacaacaacaaatcaattcatcgtcatcgtcatcatcttcatcatcactatcatcgaccattacaacaacaatatcaccATCGATTGTTAATCAATTAAactctaataataataataacaacaatcagaataatcaacaacaacaacaacaacaacagaacaaCATGACGTGTGGTAGTAATACTAGtagtaaatcatcatcattggccaATTCACAAACATCATCCGGTATTGgttcatcaccaccaccatcatcattttcatcatcatcaccaaattcatcatcgaattcaaTATCAACACGTAAACCACCACGTATCTTGCCAAATGATTTACAAGATAATAATCCTAATGAATCCGCGAATGATATTGTTATGGATGAATGTAATAAATATACGGACTTTCGTTCACTATTTCCTGGCCTATTGCCCGGtggtacatcatcatcatcaacaattgtaCCGATTAATGGAATGGCTCAACAAATTAATGAATCCATTCATAATACAACACCAATTTATATTGTACTCTCAGCAAATCCTTTGGTTCTAATACCATTTTCTTTCAACAATGTTACCAATTCATTTGAACCATTACCAAGTTTAGCTGCCAATCTAGATGTTTCAATTGTGGAAAATCTTAAACTGTTGGCTCCATCATccagatcatcattaatgtttCCTCTTGGTCTTGatccttcatcatcatcatcatcatcatcaatgcaaCCATTTATAAcaacatttgatgaaatgCGTAAATCTGTTAAtctaaaatcaacaaatttttcatcaacaaaaaaatgcacTGCTAGTGaaaaatctcatcatcatcccaATATCA ataaaCGTTCCCATTCAGAATCGAATCCTGATCAACCATTAGATCTGTCGTCTAGTGGTTCACCTGTAACAAAACGTTCGAAATCAGAATCGGTTAATCAGGACagtatgatgattataaacaCTGATGATTCTCcagtgaaaaaagaaatggaaaatgaaaattgtgaaGAATCAATATCGTCGTTAACTAATAAGGATCAGCAACAGCAAACATTCCAAGAACACATGAACAATTTGTTACAGAAATTTGCAATGATGCAATCGATGAATTCTGTGGTTGGCGCTGCACCACATGCAAATGCAAATCTTGTACCTTCATCAGCATCAGATTCTTCACAATTGGCATCACAATTGTTCACCGGTGgccatcaatcaaatcaattagcAGCTGCATTAACCTCCTGTGACAATCCAGCACTTGCTCAATATTTAGCTATGGCTATGGCTGCATTGACTGGTTCAAATGCCGGTTCGAATCAAAACGTTGCAAAAACATCGATTCCAAATCCGAATAATAATCCAACAATACAGCAATCGACcgatttttcatcaccacATGTTGATGTCGTTGTGAAACAAGGTAATTCACGTTGTAATGAATGTAATATTGTTTTCTACAAACACGAAAGTTATCTTGTACATAAAAAACTGTATTGTGCTTCAAGAAGAAATcatgattcatcatcgattaatcGATCTATTAGTCCGAATGATTCACGTAATTCCGGTGTCAACAGTATTATCCCGACAAACAATCGTCCATCGTCGGCATTAtccaattcttcatcattatcctaTACACCTTCTACGAAATTCGCATCGAATTTGCACGTGCCCACCGAACTGATTGGACCATCATCGCTGAAAACATCCAGTTTGAATCCTGATGAAACactttcattatcaacatcaccatcgATGCTATCATCACGTGAAGCTGCTTCGGTTAGTCCGgccgctgctgctgcatTGCTTTCGCCAAATAAACAATCGGCTGtctttcaatatttttgtgCTGCCTGTGGTATCAAATACACTTCATATGACAATCTTTATGCCCATCAAacttattattgtttgaaacgtaataataatggatcaaCAGCCGCAGCAGCAGTTGCAGCTTCTGCTGCTACGGCTGCTGTCATAAATGCGGCACCCATATCACCGGCAACCGTTGTAAGTCCATTGCCAACTTCACCAGTTCCATCTGTTTCTGTTCCAACaccacaatcattattaactCCACAATTATTGGCTGCAGCCGCATCGCTTGGAGCTGCTGCAACACCAACTACTTCGGCAGCGGAAGCACTATTGGATTTTACCTCTCCAACATCCTTATCTCAACAATGGAATGCATTAGTTACTGCTGCGGCTGTTGTTGGAGCCAAAACCGGTGCTTCAATGACCAACAATGGTTTAATTGTTGGTGATTATAATTGTCATAAATGTAAAGCATCCTATGTTAGTCCCGAAACGTTGGCTGCACATGTTTGTAGTGCTGATTTGCGTTTGGAACAGAAACCGGAAAAACCAGCCAATACAACACCATCGACATCTTCGTTGCAAACATATAAATGTACTATATGTGGCTACAAAGGACACACAATGCGTGGAATGCGTACTCATGTACGGGTCCATACGGAAGAATTAGCAACGACCGGTGCATTTGAAGAAGATTTTATTGTACAGAATACTGATCTACCTGAACCATCAGTTGGTCGCAGATCAAGTCATGGAAATTCTCTGACGAATCCTTCTCGGCAACGACGTCGTagtaataatattgatgcacaattattatcatgtcaTTCGAATGCATCACTTTCAAGCAATGAAACATTCGATAGTGTTATTCGTAGTACTGTTTCCAATTATCTTGAATCAGCAGCTCGAAGAACTAAAGAACAacagcatcaacaacaagctattggtgaacaacaacatcaaccacagcaaaaacaacaacaatcacaattaAGGAAAACATCAAGCGTGTCACCATTGATTAGTGAAAATAGTCAAAATCAACCACCATCACAACAATCCTCATCACAATCAGctttacaacaacagcaaatcCAGAATCATAATTGTCAATTCTGTCCATATACATCGAATTATAAAGGAAATGTTATTAGACATATTAAATTGGTACATAAAGAAATCAATGGTACATCGTTAGCTTCAtcgatacaacaacaacaacatcaacaacaactagtAAAAGAAGCTATAGATGTATTAATGGGTGTTGATtttattggtggtggtgatggtgatttatcatcaattggtACCGAACAAACAACCGATATGATTAACACCATACCAGGTAAATCATCCAAATCACCTACAccaaataaattaatgaatggtTGTATTGCTACATCGTCAGCAattgattattcatcatcgtcatcgtcatcatcatcgccaccaccatcatctacatcgaccaataataatgtatcaatgaaaatagattcaaaacaaaaacttaaTCAATCAGCATCATCCACTGCTGCTAAAAGTCCATTATCCAATGcaattacaacaacaggTAACACAGCAACAACGACTACGACGCtgaccaataataataataatgatatagaTAGTAAATATTGTAGTGCATGTAATATTTCATTTACATACCGTAATTCATATTTGGCACATAAACGAtattattgttcatcaaatcataatgaaaatacatga
- the LOC124498224 gene encoding uncharacterized protein LOC124498224 produces the protein MTIIIDHRCSLLILTLIVSLAIFGSFSIDETEFDVQPNFNLDPPKVAGMDGIMPENVGKPASLLLNHHQTQPSTAPQPQNEVRDISGWGMIGKIHPKILIKDQMIKAYHNRPLDPRYMHLQGYGQIQDPGHPTAVKNPTNNGMNKLFNF, from the coding sequence atgacaatcatcattgatcatcgcTGTTCATTATTGATCTTGACATTGATTGTTTCACTTGCCATTTTTGGAAGTTTTTCCATCGATGAAACAGAATTTGATGTTCAACCAAATTTTAATCTTGATCCACCCAAAGTGGCTGGCATGGATGGAATAATGCCGGAAAATGTTGGGAAACCagcatcattgttgttgaatcatcatcagacacAACCATCCACAGCACCACAACCACAGAATGAAGTTCGTGATATTAGTGGTTGGGGCATGATCGGCAAGATTCatccaaaaatattgatcaaagaTCAGATGATAAAAGCATATCATAATCGACCATTGGATCCAAGATACATGCATCTACAAGGATATGGACAAATTCAAGATCCTGGACATCCTACAGCCGTTAAAAATCCAACCAATaatggaatgaataaattattcaatttctga